From a single Ascaphus truei isolate aAscTru1 unplaced genomic scaffold, aAscTru1.hap1 HAP1_SCAFFOLD_499, whole genome shotgun sequence genomic region:
- the LOC142484984 gene encoding uncharacterized protein LOC142484984: MCLNKPGTRTSPTAIVSGSPCACTEAGGGYPGRGRRTWRSDPPSIPEQRHPLIPPIPEQRHPPSQSSDTPSFPPSQSSDTPSSPPISEQRYPLIPPHPRAATPPHPPTPSQSSDTPSSPPSQSSDSPSSPIPEQRQPLIPHPRAATPLIPPVPGQRHPLIPPVLGQRHPLIPPSQGSDTPSSPPSQSSDTPSSPPIPEQQHPLIPPIPEQRHPLIPPIPEQRHPLIPPSQSSDTHSSPHPRAATPPNPRAATPPHPLRPRSATPCHPPRPRAATPPHPPRPRAATPPHPPHPRAVTPPHPPIPEQRHPLIPPIPEQRHPLIPPIPEQRHTLIPPIPEQRHPPHPPIPEQRHPLIPPIPEQRHPPHPPIPEQRHPLNPPIPEQRHPPHPPIPEQRHPLIPPIPEQRHPSSPPSQSSDTPSSPPSQSSDTPSSPHPGAAIPPHPPQSSDTPSSPPFQAAIPPHPPQSSDTPSSPHPRAATPPNPRAATPHNTAPSPHPRAATPSHPSAGIPPNPAPPPYPRIRLLWEAPA; encoded by the coding sequence ATGTGCCTCAACAAACCCGGGACTCGTACCTCCCCCACAGCCATCGTCAGTGGCTCTCCCTGCGCCTGCACCGAGGCTGGGGGCGGCTACCCtgggagaggcaggagaacctggaggagtgaccccccctccatcccagagcagcgacaccccctcatcccccccatcccagagcagcgacaccccccatcccagagcagcgacaccccctcattccccccatcccagagcagcgacaccccctcatccccccccatctcagagcagcgataccccctcatccccccccatcccagagcagcgacaccccctcatccccccaccccatctcagagcagcgataccccctcatcccccccatcccagAGCAGCGACAGCCCCTCATCCCCCATCCCAGAGCAGCGACAGCCCCTCATCCCCCATCCCAGAGCAGCGACACCCCTCATCCCCCCCGTCCCAGGGCAGCGacaccccctcatcccccccgtcCTAGGGCAGCGCCACCCCCTCATCCCCCCGTCCCAGGGCAGCGacaccccctcatcccccccatcccagagcagcgacaccccctcatccccccccatcccagaGCAGCAacatcccctcatcccccccatcccagagcagcgacaccccctcatcccccccatcccagagcagcgacaccccctcatccccccatcccagagCAGCGACACCcactcatccccccaccccagagcagcgacaccccccaATCccagagcagcgacaccccctcatcccctccgtCCCAGATCAGCGACACCCTGTCATCCCCCCCGTCCCAGGGCAGCGacaccccctcatcccccccgtcCCAGGGCAGCGacaccccctcatcccccccatcccagAGCAGTGacaccccctcatccccccatcccagagcagcgacaccccctcatcccccccatcccagagcagcgacaccccctcATACCCCCCATCCCAGAGCAGCGACACACCCTCATCCCTCCCATCccagagcagcgacacccccctcatccccccatcccagagcagcgacaccccctcatccctcccatcccagagcagcgacacccccctcatccccccatcccagagcagcgacaccccctcaacccccccatcccagagcagcgacacccccctcatccccccatcccagagCAGCGAcaccctctcatcccccccatcccagagcagcgacacccctcatcccccccatcccagagcagcgacaccccctcatcccccccatcccagagcagcgataccccctcatccccccatcccggagcagcgataccccctcatcccccccagagcagcgacaccccctcatcccccccattCCAAGCAGCGataccccctcatcccccccagagcagcgacaccccctcatccccccaccccagagcagcgacaccccccaATCCCAGAGCAGCGACACCCCATAACACTGCTCCATCCCCCCATCCAAGAGCAGCGACACCCTCCCATCCCAGCGCAGGGATACCCCctaaccctgccccccccccgtacCCCAGAATACGCCTGTTATGGGAAGCCCCAGCGTAG